The genomic region AAACGGTCGAGAGAGGGCGAGGCGAATGGACATGGCGAGCACGTTGACGAAGCAGCAGCTCGAGAACCTGAGGCGAAGGCTGGAGCAAGAGCGCGCGCGGATTCTCCGGGTGCTGGAGTCGGTCGAAACCACGTCTCCACGGCCCGAACAGGAAACAGAGTTCGAGGAGGCGGCCCAGCGTCAGACCGAGCAGGAGCAGGGGCTCGAAGTGGCGGCGCGAGAGCGCGCGTTGCTGGTCGAGGTCGAGCGGGCGCTGGCCAAGTTCGCTGCGGGGACGTACGGGACCGGAGAGCACACCGGCGCCGCGATCACTTACGAGCGGCTCCTCGCGGTCCCCTGGGCTCGCGAGCCCGCCGGCGGCTGAGCCGTCGTCGTGCAACTGGCAGGTACGAGCTACTTGGCGCGCAGGGGAGGGTTGAACGAGATAGTACCGGGCGCTGAACACCCGCTGAAGGTGGCACGGATCCGGTCGGGGCCCCTCGTCCCGAGCTCGACGATCCGTCCACGTGGACCGCGAGCCCGTTTCAGCGTGTGTGCCGAAGGGCGCACCGAGCGACGGACGCCAGCAAGTAGCACCCCCCAGGACAGGTTGACGGGCTCTCGCTGGAGTCCTGCGATCGACGGGAGGACCCTATGCGCGGACGCTGCGCAGCCGTACTCGGGTGTCTCGTCCTGGCCGCCTGCGGGGCGGGGGTGGTGGGGCGTCGTCGTCCCTGGAGGTGCAGCCTCATTCCGCCTCGACGCAGGCCAGCGGGGCCACGCTCACCTTCACGTCGGTGGTGAAGGGCGATTCGGGGATGCCCATCTGGACCCTCAGCGGCTCGGCCCCGGACCTCGGAACGGTCGTTCCGGTGCAGGACGCGAGCACGGTCTACACGCCGCCGGTCAAGGTCGCTGCGGCCATCACGGTGACGCTGACGGCCCAGCTGAACGATGAAGACCTCGAGCTGCTACTGGGCCCGGAGCATCGACCTGGGCTTCCACGTGCCGTGAGGCTTCTCCGCGCCCTCGCCACACCGTCGTGGACGAGGGGCTCGCGGCCGCCCGCGGTCGCGGCCTCGGCCATGGAGGACGACTGAGGCGAACGCCCGGCGAGCGATCCCCGCCCGGCGTCCTCCGCGCGCTCGAGCGCGAGGCCGGATCCGCGACAGGGGTGTCGGAACGGCCTACAGTCGGCCCGGCCGGTGGGGGGATCTCGCAGCCGAAGCGCCCCACCGGCGGTGGCGCGGTCCCTGCACCCGCCCGCGGGCGGGTGAGCCCCGCGCTCACGCGGAGGACGCATGGTGGCTCCCATCCTCGAGGCGATCGCCGCGGCGGCCTGGCTCGCCACGGGCGGCGTGGCCGCGGACGGCGCCGCCCAGGCCGCGGACGACACGCTCTCGGTCTCGCTCACCGTGAGCGGCGGCGTGTCGCTCGGGACCTACGAGGCGGGGCTCCTCTCCTACGCCATGGAGGCGGTGCAGCGGTCCCCGGGCGCCAGCCTGCCGCTCCTCACCGGGGCGTCGGCCGGGAGCCTGAACGCGCTCCTCGCGGTCATCGCCGCGTGCGGGCCGGAGCGCCCGGCGGAGCCCACCGGCTCGCTCTTCTGGCGCACCTGGATCCCGGTCGGCTTCGACCAGCTCTTCGTGGACCCGCCGGCCACGCCGCTCGGCGTCTTCTCGCGCCAGTGGCTCGACCGCGGCGCGGCCCGCATCGAGGAGGCCTGGAACCGCGGGCTCGACCGCTCCTGCGACGTGGTGCTCGGGATCTCGGCCACCCGCGCCCGGCCGCGCCGGCTGCGCGCGGCGGGCGGCCGGCTCGAGCTGCCGAGCATGGAGGAGAAGTTCGCGCTCCGCATCCAGGGGCGCGGCCCCGGGCGCCCGCCGCGCGTGACGAACTACCCGGTCCCCAACCTGTGGCCGGCCGCGCTGCTCGTCACCGACGAGGCCGGCGAGGTCGGGTTCGCGGCCCTGCGAGACCTCGTCTTCGCCTCGATGTCCTTCCCGATCGCCTTCCCGCCGCAGCCGCTGCGGACCTGCGCGGCCGGCGAGACCGCGCGGCCGGGCCTCTGCCTGGAGTCGGAGGCCCGGACCGCGCCCTACGTGGACGGCGGCGTCTTCGACAATGCGCCGCTGCGGCTCGCGGCCGGCCTGGCGCGGGTGGGCCTGCAGCGGCTCCCGGGCTCGGGGCGGCTCTCGTGGAGGGACGTCCCGGATCCGGGCGTGCGCGACGTGCCGCGTGACCTGGCCCTCGGCTTCATCGACCCGGACTCGGCCGAGTACCCCGCGCCGCGCGTCGCCGAGCTGACCCCGGACGACGGCTCCTTGCCGCGGCACGTGCAAGACCTCCTCGCGGCCTTCGTGGACACTGCCCGGTCGAAGGAGCTCGCGACGCTGCTCGAGGAGCAGCCCGGCGTGGCCGATCGGATCGTGCTCCCGACCCGGCACTACCCGGCGGCGGGCGCGCCCATCGCCGCGTTCCTCGGCTTCTTCGAGACCGAGTTCCGCGTCTTCGACTTCCACCTCGGCATGTACGACGCCTCGCGGATGCTGGCGGGCGGGGTGCACACGCCGGAGGGGAGGGTGGTCGCGCCGCCGGTGGCGGGCGCGGCGGCGCGGGGCGGCGAGGGCTGGCGGCGCTTCGCCTGCATGCGGGCCGTCTTCGACGGCGAGCCGGGCGCGGCCGACGCCTGCCGCGGCGACGCGCTCGCCGACTTCCGCGTCCTCCTGCAGGTCTCGCTCGACGAGCTCTACTCGGCCTGCGCCCGCCGGCCGAAGGCCGGGGCCGGCGACGGCGCCGCCTGGCGGAACCCGCGCTGCGAGGCCGCCGCGCGGGGCGAGCCGCCGCCCAGGGTGCCCGGGGTGACGCCGGCCGAGCCGCCCGACTGGCGGCGCCAGGAGGCGGAGCCGGAGCTGGCCTACGCGCTGCGCCTGCTCTCGGGCTACGGGTTCCGCTTCGCCGACCTGCGCGTCCCGCCGGGCCGCGAGGATCTCGCCCTGGCCCGCATCCGGCACGAGCTCGGGCGGGCGGCCCGGTCGCTCGCGGCGGTGCAGCCGGGGCCGCGCCAGGGGGAGGTCGCCTTCTTGTCGAAGCTCGCCGCCGACGCCCTCGCGTACTCGCCGCCCGACCACGCGCTGCACGTCACCATGGGGCCGGCCGAGTCGGAGGTGGGCTTCAGCCACGGCATCCGCCAGGACCTCCTGCGCACCCGGCTCGCGCTCTCGGCGGCGGCCGGGTTCCGCGGGCTGGAGGGCGTGTTCTCCTCCGGCGCGGCCGCGCCCTTCGCCGGGCTCCTCACCGCGGGGATCGAGGCCCAGCCGCTCGGGAACTCCGCTCTCTCGCAGTTCCGGTTCGGGCTGCGGGGCGGCTGGTCCTTCGCGTCGGGGGACGACTACGGCGCCGGGCACTGCGACGTGGCCGCGTCGTCGAGCGTCTCGGCCTGCTCCCGGCCGGTGGTGCAGGCCCTCGTCGGCCTCACGGCGCTGGAGCGGTTCCGGATGCAGCTCGTGGGTGAGTGGTTCCCCGGCGTCGGCGGCCGCTCCACCGCCTGGTCCCTCGCGCCGGGCATCGGGCTCGAGCTCGGCTTCTGAGCGGCGCCTGCCAGGAGCCCCCTGGGGCGGCGGGCGGCCCGATCCGTCCACCTGTCACGGCCGCGCCGGGGGATTAAAATGATCGCCTGTGAGAGAACCCCCCATCGCCCAGAACACCCACGCCCCGACCCAGCGAGGTCCCGCCGCGGCGCCCCAGGAGGAGCTGCGCGCGCAGCTCGCGAGCGCGCTGCGAATGGAGCGAGAGCTGCGGAAGGCGCTGGAGGAGCACGAGCGGCAGGTGCGCCTCTTCGACGGCGTGACCTCGACCACCCCCGACTTCGTCTACGTCTTCGACCTCCAGGGCCGCTTCGTCTACGCGAACCGGCGGCTGCTCGAGGTCTGGGGGATGCAGCTCCCCGACGTGATCGGCAAGACCTGCCGGGAGCTCGGCTACGAGCAGTGGCACCACGACATGCACATGCGCGAGATCGCGCAGGTGATCGAGACGAAGCGGCCCATCAAGGGCGAGGTGCCGTTCAGGGCCCCGCTGACCGGGATCTTCGGCGTCTATGAGTACATCTTCACGCCCGTGCTCGGGCCCGACGGCGCGGTCGAGAGCATCGCGGGCACGACGCGCGACGTGACGGACCGAAAGCGGGTCGAGGAGGCGCTGCGCGAGAGCGAGGAGAAGCTCCGGCTCGCGAAGGACGCCGCCAAGATGGGCGCGTGGGACTGGAACCTCCTCACCGGCGAGCTGCACTGGACCGACCGCTGCAAGGCGCTGTTCGGGCTCGAGCCAGGGACGGTGATGAGCTACGAGGTGTTCGTCGGCGCGATCCACCCGGAGGATCGCGAGCGCGTCGAGGGCGCCGTCCGCGCCGCGCTCTCCGACCACAGGGACTACGACGCCGAGATGCGCACGGTCTGGCCCGACGGGACCGTCCACTGGATCGCGTCGAAGGGGCGGGCGACGTTCGACGGGCACGGCCGCGCCGTGCGCATGGCGGGCATGGCGCTCGACATCAGCGACCGGAAGGGCACCGAGGAGCAGCTGCGGGAGGCCGTCGAGCGCCTGCGCGAGGCCGACCGGCGCAAGGACGAGTTCCTGGGGATGCTCTCCCACGAGCTGCGGAACCCGCTCGCCCCCATCCGCAACAGCATCTACCTGCTGGAGAAGGCCCCACCCGGCAGCGAGGCGTCGCAGCGCGCCAGGGCGGTCATCTTCCGGCAGACGGAGCAGCTCGCGCGGCTCGTGGACGACCTCCTCGACGTGACCCGGATCTCCCGCGGCAAGATCGAGCTGGAGCGCCAGCGGCTCGACGCGCGGGTGATCGTCCGGCAGGTCACGGAGGACCTGCACGGCGTGTTCGAGCACGCCGGGGTCGAGCTGCGCGTCGAGCACATGGGCTTCGCGCCGGCGTGGGTCGAGGTCGATCCGACGCGCCTCTCGCAGGTGCTCGGCAACCTGCTCCAGAACGCGGCGAAGTTCACCCCGAGCGGCGGCAGGGTGACGGTGTCGCTCACGAGGGACGAGCGCTGGGCCGAGCTGTGCGTCCGCGACACCGGCGCGGGCATCGCCGCCGCGGAGCTGCCGCACGTCTTCGAGCCGTTCGTCCAGAGCGAGCAGACGCTGGCCCGGAGCAAGGGGGGGCTCGGGCTGGGGCTCGCGCTCGTGAAGGGGCTCGTGGAGCTGCACGGCGGGACGGTGCAGGGCCGGAGCGACGGCCCCGGCCGCGGCGCCGAGTTCGTGGTGCGCCTGCCGCTCGTCCTCCCCGCCCAGCTCCCCGCGGAGACGCGCCCCGCGACCCCGCGGGCCCAGCGCCGCATCGTCCTCATCGACGACAACGTGGACGCCGCCGAGACGCTCGCGGACGTGCTCGCGCTCGAGGGGCACAGCGTCAAGACGGCGCGAGACGCCCGATCGGGCATGGCGCTCGTCCGGGAGGAGCGCCCGGAGTTCGTGCTGTGCGACGTCGGCTTGCCCGACCTCGACGGCTACGACGTCGCGCGGGCGCTCCGGCGCGACCCGGCGCTGCAGGACGTCCGCCTCGTCGCGCTCAGCGGCTACGCGCAGCCGGACGACCGCGAGCGGGCGCGGGCCGCGGGGTTCGTCGCCCACATCGCCAAGCCCGCCGATCTCGACGAGCTGCGGCGGCTCCTGACCGAGGAGCCCTAGGGGACGCCCACCCCGAACCCCCACGTCAGCCCGACCCGGAGCTCGGTGGTGTCCACGCCGCCGGCGCGGGCGCGCCGCACCGCCGCGTCGAGCGACAGCCCCTCGCTGAAGCGCCAGATCGCCCCGAGGAGGCCGGAGAGGGTCTCGGGGGAGCCTCGCTCGCTCTCGACGAAGAGCTCCGCCACCGGCCGGACGGGCCACGCGTGGTGGCCTTCCAGGATGACTCCGCCGAAGACCCCGGGCTCGTGCGCCCGGGTCCATGCCACCGCGCCGTTCACGTGGACGGTCAGGTCCGTCCAGCGCTGCGAGACGATCCCGGCCCACTCGGCGCCCACGCCGGACTCTCCGTTCCAGGTCGGGAGGAGGGCCCCCGCCTCCGTCGCGACGCTCAGGCCCGGCTTCTCCTGCAAGCTCCCCTCGCGCAGGACGTGCTTCACGGAGAGCGCGGTGTCCTCGACCCTGAGCCGGGGCTCGTGGATCTCGCCGCCGAGCTGGACGAAGTGCCGTCCCTCGAGCACCACCTCCCAGCCGTCGGCGAAGCCCCAGTTGAGGATGGCGCTCGGAGCGACGAGCGTCCGGTCGGGGCCCTGGACGAGGTAGCCCACGGGCCCGAGCTCCAGCTCCACCGTCCCCCGGTCCGCCACCGCCGCGTCCGTCGAGTTGAACGGACGGTAGGCGAGCGCCGCCAGGGGCCAGGACAGGGTGAGCGCGACCAGCGTGAGGAGCGGACCGCGACCCACCACGGTGAGGGCTCCTCAGCGGCCCGCCCGGACCTGGAAGGGCAGGGTGAAGCGCGCGAGCTCGCGCTGGTCGCCCTGGAACGACCGGGCGTTGTAGCGGTTCAGGTCGTAGACCAGGGTCGCCTCGAGCGTGTAGGCGCCGTCGCGGGCGCCGGTCTGCCACGTGAGCACGCGCTCCTCCCCGGCGCGGAGCGGCGCCTCGTGCGGCCCCTGCTCGTCGGCCTGCGTCGCGGCGATGCGGTCGGGACGCTTCGCGTCCTCCGCGAGGAAGGCGCGATCGTCTGGCCGGGGGCCGTACCACGGCGCGAACATCCACTCCCGCGTGGCGAGGACCTTCCCCTTGCGATCGACGACGCGGGTCTGGAGGTAGATCGCCCGGCGGTTCGATCCGGTGGGCACGGAGTGCCCGGCGCCCACGTTGATCACGTGGAGCTCCACGTCGGGGCGATCCTTCTGCGGCTGGAGGAGCACCACCGAGAGCGCGCTCCCGAGCCGCTGCCCCGAGTGGCCGCCGGTCCAGAGGTGGCGCGCGACGGCGCGGACCGGGACGTCCGGGCCCTCGGCGGTCTTCCGCTGGGTCCGCGGCATGTGGCAGTCCTGGCACTGCTGCCGCCCGAGCCCCGGGCCGGCGAAGTCGTCCCGCCACTCGAGGTAGGTCTGAGTCTGCTTGCCCGGGACGCGCTTGCCCATCGCGTGGCAATACGCGCACATCTCGCTGCGCGACATCCGCTCGTCCGCGACGGTCGCGTGCGGCGCCTCCACCCGGTGCGGGCCGCGGACGTTCCCGTCGGGCGTGAGGTGGCAGGCGGCGCAGGTGATGCCCTCGCCCTGCGCTTCCTGGCGGGGCTGCGGCTTCGCGAGCTCGAGGGTGGTGGGCTCGGGGATCGCGAAGGGCTGGGGGAAGTGGCAGACGTTGCACTTCTTCCCTTCCTCCTCCGCCTCGCGGGCGTGGATGGGCCAGGGGTCGGTGCCGGCGACGGCGTGCGCGCTCGCCGCCACGGACGTCTCGGCCGGCAGCTCGAGCGTCTTGTCCCCCTGCGTCCGGAGCTTCACGCCCGGGTATCGCATGTCGCTGCCGAAGCCCTCGGCGTACTCGCGGTAGATCGCCCGGTGGCACGCCCCGCAGTCCGACGACGGAGTGGCCGTGCCTCGCGGGAAGTCCCTGGAGGGCGTGAGGGTCGGCGCCGCCGCGCCCGCCGCGCCCGCGGCGGGCGGGGGCGCCGCGGGCTGAGGGGCCTGCGCGAGAGCGGCCCTCGCACCGAGGGCGAGGAGGAACGCGGTACCTGCGGCGACGGCGAGACGATGCATGCGAGGCCTCCGGCGGCCAGCCAACGGGCGCTGCTTCAGTGCGCCGTTTCCTATGACAGCTGCATCACGGGGCGCAACGAGCCGGCGCTCGCCCGCTTCGGGTCACCGGGAGGGCGCGAACGGGTCGGCCAGCACGAGCAGGCGGCCCTTCCCGGGATCGCAGACCCAGACGTTCCCCTGATCGTCCGCGGCGGCGCAGTGCGCGTCGGGCGCGGCGGGGACGGTGCCGAGCGGCCGAAGCTCCCCGTGCTCCCCCACGCCGACGATGCTGAGGGTGCCCGCGTCGCCCGCGGGGACGTAGAGGTGCGAGCGCGCGTCGCCGTAGGCGAGCCCGTCCACCCCCTCGCCCGTCGCGACCGCGCCGGCCGGCTTGCCCTGCGACACCTCGAGCGCGACCGCCTTGCCCTCGTCGCAGCCGACGAAGAGCAGTCCCCGGCGCGCGTCGAGGGCGAGCCCGCGCGCGCCCCGGCAGCCGTTGGGCCAGCGGGCGATGACCGCGCGGGCGCGCACGTCGATCGCGAGGGTCGCGTCGCGGAAGGTGTTGGTGTACGCGCGCCCCCTCGCGGCGTCGACGACCAGCGACTCCGGTCCCTCCGGGACGGCGATGACCCCCGCGCGGGCGAGCGCCGGCGCGGGCGCGCGCGTGAACCGGAAGAGCTCGACGCGCTCGCGACCGGGCTCGGTCACCCAGACCTCGCCCGTGGCCTCGACCCACCGGACGTAGTCGGGTCCGCCTCCGAGCGTCGCCCGGGCGACGATGCGGCGCTCGCGCGGATCGACGGCGACGAGGGTCCGGTCGGTCCGGTCGATCGCGAAGACGAGCCCGCCGCCCGCGTCGGCCGAGGTGGTGCCGTCGGTGTGCCCCTTCGTCGCCGAGCCGGTTCGGCTGAACCCCTCCACCGACTCGATGGCTCGCGTCCGGGGGTCCACGAGGTCGAGCCGCCCGGTCCGTCCGGCGGGCACCACCACGCGGCCCAGCTCCGGAGCGTAGCGGAGATCGTCGAAGCCGATGCCCGCGTCTCCGCCGGGCATGGGGAGCGGCGCCGGCGCGACGGCGTCCCCGGCGGCGAGGGCGGCGGCCAGGAGCAGCGCGGCGGGGCTCACGACAGCGGACCCCCGAAGAGCCCGGGGGCGAACGCGCGGAGGAGCCCGAGGACGCCGCCTCCGAGGACCACGGCGACGACGTTGAGGCGCCACTTCCAGAAGGTCATCGCGGCGAAGGCCGCGAGCCCGAGGGTGACCGTGATCCCGTCGATGGCGCCGCCCGGCATGAAGGCGACCCGCGCGAGCGGGATCGAGATCGAGAAGATGAGGCCCACCACCCCGGAGGTGATCCCCTTGAGGAACTCCTTCAGCCCCGGGCGCGAGGTGAGCCAGTTCATGTACCGGGCCGCGGGGAGGACGAAGAGGAACGAGGGCAGGAAGAGCCAGAACGTGGAGAGCGTCGCGCCCGTCCACGGGATGCGCGCGCCCTGGCCGGCCAGGAAGCCGACGAAGATGCCGATGGAGATGAGCGGCCCGGGGGTGGTCTCGCCGAGCGCGAGCGCGTCGATCATCTGGCGATCGTTGATCCAGCCGTGGGTCGCGACGGCCCCCTCCCGGATGTAGGGCAGCACGGCGTAGGCGCCGCCGAAGGAGAAGAGCCCGACCTTGAAGAAGAAGACCGAGATGTCGAGGGCCCGCCGCGCCACCGACTCGGCCGCGTCCGCGCGGCTCGCGGCGAGGAGCACGGCGCTCGCGGCGGCGGCCCGCGCCCAGGGGCCCGCTCGCTGCCGGGCGACGAAGAGGAGCCCGCAGCCCACGAGCACGAGCACGAAGGGGAGCCGCAGGAAGTAGAAGGAGACGAAGGCGGCGGCGGCCAGCGCGACCGGGAAGACGCCCTTCAGCGCGGCGCGGGAGATGCGGACGAGCGCGGCGAGGAGCAGCGCGAGCCCGACCGGGCGGAAGCCCCAGAGCGCGCCGAGCACCTGCGGCGTCTTCCCGTAATGGACGTAGATCCACGCGAGGGCGGAGAGGGTGAAGTAGCCGGGCAGGATGAAGAGCACGCCGGCGAGGACCCCGCCCAGGTAGCCGCCCTTCTTGTAGCCGGCGTAGATGGCGAGCTGCAGCGCCTCGGGGCCGGGGAGGAGGTGGCAGAAGTTGAGGGCGCGGACGAACTCGTCCTCGTCCATCCACCTCCGCCGCTCCACCATCTGCAGGTGCATCAGGCCGATCTGGCCCACGGGACCCCCGAAGGCGAGCCAGCCGAGCTTGAGGAAGTACCAGAACAGCTCGCGCATCGGGACGCGCCCGGCCTCGCCCGGCGGAGCCTCTACGCTGGGCCTGGGCCGCTCGTCCACCGCCTCACCCTCCCCAGGGCCGATGTAACAACTGAACCTGACAGGTTCAACCGTGCGCACTCCACGCGGGAGGAGGTGCCCGGGCGAGCGAAGGGGCGACCGCCGGGCGAGCGCGCGAGCGGCTCCGGCGTCGCGCCGCGCGCTCGTTGAAGCCGGAGATTCAGTTGTTATATGGGAGGCGCGCGCATGAGACCCCACGCCCCGAGCGCCCCGCCCGAGCGGACCCGCTGGCTCGTGCTCATCCACCAGATCCCGCCCAGGCCCGCCTACCTGCGGGTGAAGATCGGCCGGCACCTCCAGCGCATCGGCGCGGTGGCGATCAAGAACTCGGTCTACGCCCTCCCGCACAACGAGGAGACGCAGGAGGACTTCCAGTGGGTCCTGCGGGAGGTCGTGAAGGGCGGCGGAGACGCCTCGATGCTGGAGGCGCACTTCATCGAGGGCCTGTCCGACGGGCAGGTGCTCGCGCTCTTCCAGGCGGCGCGAGAGGCCGACTACCGCGAGGTCGCGGAGGAAGCGCGGAAGGTGGCCGCCTCGCTGCCGAGGCGCGGGCCTCCCCCCGAGAACCGCCGCAACGAGGTGGCGAACCAGGTCGCCCGGCTGAGGCGGCGGCTTTCGGAGGTCGAGGCGATAGATTTCTTCGGGGCGCCCGGCCGCGAGATCGCCGAGGGCGTCGTTTCCGCGATGGAGTCACGCATGAAGCCGCTCAACGAGTCGCGCGCGCCGACGAAGCCCAGGCTCCTGCGCGAGGACTACCGGGGCCGTACCTGGGTCACCCGGACCGGGATCAAGGTCGATCGGATGGCCAGCGCCTGGCTCATCCGGAAGATCATCGACCCCGAGGCCCGCTTCAAGTTCGTGCCCGCGAAGGGCTACGCGCCGCAGCCCGGCGAGCTCCGGTTCGACATGTTCGACGCCGAGTTCACGCACGACGGCGACCTCTGCACGTTCGAGGTCCTCCTCCAGCGGTTCGGCATCGACGATCCCGGGCTCCGCGCCATCGCGGAGATCGTCCACGACGTGGACGTGAAGGACGCCAAGTACGGGCGCGAGGAGGCGTCCGGCGTGGGGCAGGTGGTCGCCGGGATCGCCGCGGCCCACGCCGGCGACGAGGCCCGCCTCGAGCGGGGCGCCGCCCTCTTCGAGGACCTGTACGCGCTCCATCGGACCGGAGACGCCGCCCGGTGAGCGCCCGCACGCGCGACGACACCTTCCTGGCGCACGTGCTCGACCTGCTCGAGCCGGTCGGCGCGGTCGCGCCGCGGGCCATGATGGGCGGCCACCTCGTCTTCTGCCGCGGCGTGTCCATCGCCCTGCTCTTCGACGACCGGCTCTACCTGAAGGTGGACGCGCAGACCCAGGCCGCCTTCGCGGAGGCCGGCGGCGAGCCGTTCGTCTACGAGTCGAGGAACGGCACGGTGGAGATGAGCTACTGGACGCCGCCCGACGGCGCCCTGGAGGAGCCACAGGAGATGAGGCCCTGGGCCCAGCTCGCGCTCGAGGCGGCGCTGCGGGCGAAGCGGCCCGCGAAGAAGGCCTCCGGGCTCCGGAAGGCCCCGTCCAAGGTGAAGGTGGGGGCCCGGCCGAAGAAGCGGCGCAGCCGGTAGCTCCGGGCGGCGCGGCTACCCCTCGAACCGCGCCTGCGGGTGCGCCAGCTCCGCGAGCGAGCGCTGCTCGACGTCCCTGCGGACCGCGGTGAGCGTCCCGTCGGGCTCGAGCGTCACCACCCTGCAGTCCGAGATCCGCATGATCCCCTGCTTGCGGAGCGCCGACCGGAGCTCGGCCAGCGTGAGCAGCTCCTGGCGCAGCGCGCTCACGTGCACCTTCCCTTCGCTCACCACCCGGATCGGCTTCCCCTGCACGACGCGCTCGACGCCGCGCCAGCGCCAGGTGGCGTAGCCCATGAGCCAGTTGAGCGCGACCAGCGTCGCCGCGCTCACGAGCCCGCCGGTGAGCGAGTTGTCGCCGGCGTTGATCGAGTTCTGGACGGCGTTCGAGATGACCAGGAGCAGCACGAGGTCGAAGCTCGTCATCTGCGCCAGCTCGCGCCGGCCGGCCACGCGCAGCGCGAGCAGCAGGAAGGCGTAGACGACGACGGCGCGCAGCACCAGGGCCGGGATGGAGGCGTCGGGGAGGAGGAGGTGGCTCATGGCGCGAACCTACCGGGCCGCCGGGCGGGCGTCTCGTCCCAGGTGCCGGGGGCCCCGCGCGCGGCG from Anaeromyxobacter paludicola harbors:
- a CDS encoding DUF421 domain-containing protein; this encodes MSHLLLPDASIPALVLRAVVVYAFLLLALRVAGRRELAQMTSFDLVLLLVISNAVQNSINAGDNSLTGGLVSAATLVALNWLMGYATWRWRGVERVVQGKPIRVVSEGKVHVSALRQELLTLAELRSALRKQGIMRISDCRVVTLEPDGTLTAVRRDVEQRSLAELAHPQARFEG